Proteins encoded within one genomic window of Rhodoflexus caldus:
- a CDS encoding zinc finger Ran-binding domain-containing protein, translating into MTIRVGRWDCPVCGLKGNLGPDTHCVGCGSPRGKDVAFYLPEDADEVTDADKVRQAKAGADWRCDYCGADNKATDTACKACGNERNHEDIARTEKVIYDDEPQRQETAPTPPPKFNPADNKARYRRKYRIVVWSFVLLAVFFLWYMFKPRGFEVEVVGHEWERTVAIEQNRPFIEEDWQLPSGAKLISQRQDVHHYNQVLTGYQTKTRTVRVQTGTKRVRCGKKDLGNGYFEDVYCDKPVYENRKETYEEPVYKQVPVFQTKYKYEIYRWTVDHTAKATGADKQPQFPKEPLPGNDWREGNRTETYQLLLRDKEGKQYKEKVGLEFWQRKNVGEWLKAKRNAIGSFYGLAEEEK; encoded by the coding sequence ATGACAATCAGAGTAGGCAGATGGGACTGCCCGGTATGTGGCTTGAAAGGCAATTTAGGGCCTGATACCCATTGCGTGGGTTGCGGCTCGCCTCGAGGCAAAGATGTTGCATTCTATCTGCCCGAAGATGCGGACGAAGTAACCGATGCGGACAAGGTACGGCAGGCAAAAGCAGGTGCTGACTGGCGCTGCGATTACTGCGGCGCTGACAACAAAGCAACGGATACCGCGTGCAAAGCCTGTGGTAACGAGCGCAACCACGAAGACATCGCCCGCACCGAAAAAGTGATATATGATGATGAGCCTCAGCGTCAGGAGACCGCGCCTACTCCACCGCCAAAGTTCAATCCGGCCGATAATAAAGCCCGCTACCGCCGCAAGTACCGCATCGTGGTCTGGTCGTTTGTGCTGCTGGCTGTTTTTTTCTTGTGGTACATGTTCAAGCCGCGCGGCTTTGAAGTGGAAGTGGTAGGGCACGAATGGGAACGCACCGTGGCCATTGAACAAAATCGCCCGTTTATTGAAGAAGACTGGCAGTTGCCTTCGGGTGCAAAACTGATTTCGCAGCGGCAGGATGTGCACCACTACAATCAGGTGCTGACCGGCTATCAAACCAAGACCCGCACCGTGCGCGTACAGACAGGCACCAAACGCGTCCGCTGTGGCAAAAAAGACTTAGGCAACGGTTACTTTGAAGATGTGTACTGCGACAAACCCGTTTACGAAAATCGCAAAGAAACTTACGAAGAACCTGTTTACAAGCAAGTGCCCGTTTTCCAGACCAAGTATAAGTATGAAATTTATCGGTGGACGGTAGACCACACTGCCAAGGCCACAGGAGCAGATAAGCAACCCCAATTCCCCAAAGAACCCTTGCCCGGCAACGACTGGCGGGAAGGCAACCGCACCGAAACTTATCAATTGCTACTGCGCGACAAAGAAGGCAAACAATACAAGGAAAAGGTGGGGCTGGAATTTTGGCAGCGCAAAAATGTAGGCGAGTGGCTCAAAGCCAAACGCAACGCTATTGGCAGTTTCTACGGACTGGCAGAAGAAGAAAAGTAA
- a CDS encoding nucleotide exchange factor GrpE: MEENTNDIHNEHNDNNTSAETSQEHHEGIAAHVPEPEPIEKLRDDLNEAKDKYLRLYADFENYRKRVAKEKIDFLTTANEELIIKLLPILDDFERAQKSMSADEHTSEVARQGFELIYAKFVKVLESKGLKAMTAKGENFNPDLHEAITQFPAPSDDMKGKVIDEVEKGYMLGEKVIRFAKVVVGA, translated from the coding sequence ATGGAAGAAAATACAAACGATATTCACAACGAACATAACGACAACAATACATCGGCCGAAACTTCTCAGGAACATCATGAAGGCATTGCAGCGCACGTGCCCGAGCCTGAACCGATAGAAAAACTGCGCGATGACCTGAACGAAGCGAAGGATAAGTACCTGCGCCTCTATGCCGATTTTGAGAATTATCGCAAGCGTGTGGCTAAGGAAAAAATAGATTTTCTGACAACGGCCAACGAAGAACTCATCATAAAGTTGTTGCCTATTCTGGACGATTTTGAGCGTGCACAAAAGTCAATGTCGGCCGATGAGCACACAAGCGAAGTTGCCCGTCAGGGTTTTGAGTTGATTTATGCCAAATTTGTTAAAGTACTGGAAAGCAAAGGATTAAAGGCAATGACTGCCAAAGGCGAAAACTTTAATCCTGATTTGCATGAAGCTATTACCCAATTCCCTGCGCCTTCTGACGACATGAAAGGGAAAGTAATTGATGAGGTAGAAAAAGGTTACATGTTGGGCGAAAAAGTAATCCGTTTTGCGAAGGTTGTAGTGGGAGCATAA
- the dnaJ gene encoding molecular chaperone DnaJ → MAAKRDYYDILGVEKNASAEEIKKAYRRTAIKYHPDKNPGDKEAEEKFKEAAEAYEVLSNPDKRARYDRFGHQGVNNGGFGSGGVNMEDIFSQFGDIFGGSPFGDIFGSGRRSTRRKGTNLRIKLKLTLQEIANGVEKKIKVRRQVACKSCEGTGAKNGTSFTNCTTCNGSGQIKQVVNTMLGQMVSASTCPACGGEGKIISERCGSCGGDGTTLEEEVIPIKIPAGVEEGMQLQMNGKGNFPPRGGVPGDLLVVIEEEEDALLKREGTNVHFDLHLSFIDAVLGTSVEVPTIDGKAKIDIAAGTQSGKVLRLKGKGIKELNGYGTGDQLVHVNIWTPKNLTKEERALLEKLRDSPNFKPNPDKADRSFFDRMREYFQ, encoded by the coding sequence ATGGCAGCCAAAAGAGACTATTACGATATTTTAGGCGTAGAGAAAAATGCCTCAGCCGAGGAAATCAAAAAGGCATACAGAAGAACCGCCATTAAATATCACCCCGACAAAAATCCGGGCGATAAAGAGGCAGAGGAGAAATTCAAAGAAGCAGCCGAAGCCTACGAAGTGCTTAGCAACCCCGACAAGAGGGCGCGCTACGACCGCTTTGGTCATCAAGGCGTAAACAATGGCGGCTTTGGCAGCGGCGGTGTCAATATGGAAGATATCTTCTCTCAGTTTGGCGATATCTTCGGGGGCAGCCCTTTTGGCGATATTTTTGGCAGCGGCAGACGTTCCACCCGTCGGAAAGGAACCAACCTGCGCATCAAACTCAAACTTACCCTTCAGGAAATTGCCAACGGCGTTGAAAAGAAAATTAAAGTACGCCGTCAGGTAGCTTGCAAAAGTTGTGAAGGAACAGGTGCTAAAAACGGAACCTCATTTACCAACTGTACTACGTGCAATGGTTCAGGACAAATTAAACAGGTGGTCAATACCATGCTGGGGCAGATGGTTTCCGCCAGCACTTGCCCTGCCTGTGGCGGCGAAGGTAAAATCATCAGCGAACGTTGCGGCAGTTGCGGCGGCGACGGAACTACTCTGGAAGAGGAAGTAATCCCAATTAAAATACCCGCAGGCGTAGAAGAGGGTATGCAATTGCAAATGAACGGCAAAGGCAACTTCCCTCCGCGCGGCGGTGTGCCCGGCGACTTGTTGGTGGTTATTGAAGAAGAGGAAGATGCACTCTTGAAGCGCGAAGGTACCAACGTACATTTTGACCTGCATTTGAGTTTTATTGATGCTGTTCTGGGTACTTCCGTAGAAGTTCCTACAATTGACGGTAAAGCAAAAATTGACATTGCGGCAGGTACGCAAAGCGGCAAAGTATTGCGCCTGAAAGGAAAAGGCATCAAGGAGTTGAACGGATACGGCACAGGCGACCAATTGGTGCATGTCAATATCTGGACTCCTAAAAATTTGACCAAAGAAGAACGTGCACTGTTGGAAAAACTCCGCGATTCGCCTAATTTCAAACCCAATCCCGACAAAGCCGACAGGAGCTTTTTTGACCGAATGAGGGAATATTTTCAATAA
- a CDS encoding ABC transporter permease — translation MTVALFSSAVFFGDAIRSESKIILADLPELWVQQLAGGRLVPLKAAVADSLKNIRGIRSIHGRIWGYWFDGATGAVFSIVAADSTLGGLPLMSRSQLQRLDTGKILIGSGLAELRNLTAGDFLSITDVGAETFQFEVVGQLPPETALLSRDLIVMHPKDARRVLQYAGNELTDLAVRVNNPAEAANIGKKIDLLFPDLRVVAKHQLVATYEALFGWRGGLVMYGGLFALLAFLVLAWERASGYSREDRLELGILKACGWQIDEVLRLKMLEGLLISFTATALGIILAWLHIFFADAYLIKPLLAGWSVLYPSFHLSPHLEGSSLLFIMMLSVVPYMIATLIPAWKSAITDPAEIVQG, via the coding sequence ATGACAGTAGCGCTTTTTAGTTCTGCCGTTTTTTTCGGCGATGCCATTCGCAGCGAATCAAAAATCATACTGGCCGACCTGCCCGAGCTTTGGGTACAACAACTGGCAGGCGGCAGATTAGTGCCCCTGAAGGCAGCGGTTGCCGATTCACTGAAAAATATACGCGGTATTCGGAGTATCCATGGACGCATCTGGGGCTACTGGTTTGATGGGGCAACCGGTGCGGTTTTCAGCATTGTGGCCGCAGACAGCACACTTGGCGGCCTCCCGCTGATGAGCCGTAGCCAACTGCAACGGTTAGATACAGGCAAAATACTGATAGGCAGCGGATTGGCCGAATTGCGCAACCTGACCGCCGGCGATTTTTTGTCCATTACCGATGTAGGCGCCGAAACGTTTCAGTTTGAAGTTGTCGGACAGTTGCCTCCCGAAACTGCCTTGCTTTCACGCGATTTGATTGTGATGCACCCCAAAGATGCGCGGCGTGTGCTGCAATATGCAGGCAACGAACTGACCGATTTGGCAGTTCGCGTAAACAATCCGGCAGAAGCTGCCAACATTGGCAAAAAAATTGACTTGCTGTTTCCCGATTTGCGCGTGGTGGCTAAGCATCAATTGGTGGCAACCTATGAGGCGCTGTTTGGCTGGCGCGGAGGTTTGGTCATGTACGGCGGCTTATTTGCCTTGCTTGCTTTTTTGGTGCTTGCATGGGAGCGCGCTTCCGGTTACAGCCGCGAAGACCGCCTCGAGCTCGGCATTTTGAAGGCATGTGGTTGGCAAATTGATGAAGTGCTGCGCCTCAAAATGCTGGAAGGATTGCTGATATCTTTTACCGCAACCGCTCTGGGTATTATTTTAGCATGGTTGCATATTTTTTTTGCTGATGCTTACCTGATTAAACCACTGCTTGCGGGTTGGTCGGTGTTGTACCCTTCTTTTCATCTTTCTCCGCACTTAGAGGGCAGCAGTTTGCTGTTTATTATGATGCTGTCTGTTGTGCCCTACATGATTGCCACGCTTATTCCTGCATGGAAAAGCGCGATTACAGACCCGGCTGAAATCGTACAAGGTTAA
- a CDS encoding amino acid permease, producing MNFNSLFRRKKIQDIIADHEGSAHGELHKNLSLIDLTAFGIAAIVGAGIFSTIGNASAAGGPAVVFLFIFTAIACGFSAMCYAEFASTIPVSGSAYTYAYTSFGELVAWIIGWNLLMEYAIGNIAVAISWSDYFTGLMAGFGWEIPHYFSMDYLTAARVHAEITEALAAGKTLNDFPLSSREAYAAWESAPSIGNFRLIADIPALVIVFVITYLVYIGMRETKNTANMMVVFKLAVILAVIAVGAFYVQTDNWSPFAPNGVGGVLKGVSAVFFAYIGFDAISTTAEECKNPQKDLPRSMFLSLLICTILYVVIALILTGVVPYKELAVGDPLAHIFSVIGLNFMSGLVALSAIIAIAGVLLVFQMGQPRIWMVMSRDGLMPPQFAKIHPKYKTPYFSTIITGLVVAIPALFMNLTEVTDLTSIGTLFAFVIVCGGVLYMEQHGLNKNARFKIPYISSRWIIPPVLLGVVVLLYIQMPENVANFFTYGDWDTFKHKIPMWGFILVCVVAAIYSVVMQPSLIPMLGLLCNLYLMTELGLTNWTRFLMWTFAGIIIYFGYSYRHSKLAQS from the coding sequence ATGAACTTTAACTCACTTTTTCGGCGCAAGAAAATACAGGATATCATTGCCGACCATGAAGGTTCTGCACATGGCGAGCTCCATAAAAATCTCAGTCTGATAGACTTAACAGCTTTTGGCATTGCGGCTATCGTAGGTGCAGGTATTTTTAGCACTATTGGTAATGCAAGTGCTGCCGGAGGCCCTGCGGTAGTATTTTTGTTCATTTTTACCGCTATCGCCTGCGGTTTTTCCGCCATGTGTTATGCCGAATTTGCCAGTACTATCCCCGTTTCGGGCAGCGCCTATACCTATGCCTATACATCTTTCGGTGAGTTAGTGGCGTGGATTATCGGGTGGAATCTGTTGATGGAATACGCTATCGGAAATATTGCAGTGGCTATTTCGTGGAGCGATTATTTCACGGGGCTAATGGCCGGTTTCGGGTGGGAGATTCCGCATTATTTCTCGATGGACTATCTTACCGCTGCAAGAGTACATGCCGAAATAACCGAGGCGCTGGCTGCCGGTAAAACACTGAACGATTTTCCGCTGTCATCCCGCGAGGCATATGCTGCATGGGAAAGTGCGCCAAGCATCGGCAACTTCCGCCTGATTGCCGATATTCCCGCATTGGTCATTGTTTTTGTTATCACCTATTTGGTGTATATCGGGATGCGGGAGACGAAGAATACTGCCAATATGATGGTTGTTTTTAAACTGGCGGTGATTCTGGCCGTAATTGCCGTAGGTGCATTTTACGTGCAGACCGATAACTGGTCGCCGTTTGCGCCTAATGGAGTAGGGGGGGTGCTCAAAGGTGTATCGGCCGTTTTTTTTGCCTACATTGGTTTTGATGCCATTTCTACAACCGCCGAAGAGTGCAAAAATCCGCAGAAAGATTTGCCTCGCTCCATGTTTTTGTCGCTGCTCATCTGCACAATTCTGTACGTAGTGATTGCGTTGATTCTTACAGGCGTTGTACCATACAAGGAGTTAGCTGTCGGCGACCCGCTGGCACATATTTTCAGCGTCATCGGGCTTAATTTTATGTCGGGTTTGGTTGCCCTGAGTGCAATTATTGCCATTGCAGGCGTATTGCTGGTATTTCAAATGGGGCAGCCCCGCATTTGGATGGTGATGAGCCGCGACGGGCTGATGCCGCCGCAGTTTGCCAAAATTCACCCAAAATATAAGACACCTTATTTTTCCACCATCATAACAGGGCTTGTAGTGGCCATCCCGGCATTGTTTATGAACCTGACGGAGGTTACAGACCTGACCAGCATCGGTACGCTGTTCGCCTTTGTGATTGTGTGCGGTGGTGTGTTGTACATGGAGCAGCACGGCTTGAATAAAAACGCGCGCTTCAAAATACCGTACATCAGCAGCCGTTGGATTATTCCGCCTGTTTTACTTGGTGTGGTTGTGCTTTTGTATATCCAAATGCCCGAAAATGTCGCCAACTTTTTTACCTACGGCGACTGGGATACTTTCAAGCATAAAATACCGATGTGGGGCTTTATTTTGGTATGCGTAGTTGCTGCAATTTACAGCGTTGTAATGCAACCTTCGTTGATTCCGATGCTGGGGCTGCTGTGTAATCTCTACCTGATGACCGAGCTTGGGCTAACCAACTGGACGCGATTCCTGATGTGGACTTTTGCCGGTATCATCATATACTTTGGGTACAGCTACCGCCATAGTAAGTTAGCCCAAAGCTAA
- a CDS encoding 3-hydroxybutyryl-CoA dehydrogenase translates to MKNVTVIGSGTMGNGIAHVFAQFGYEVSLVDLSADALKKALDTISKNFDRQVAKGAVTEADKTAALARIKTFTALEEAAPSADLVVEVATENVDVKHKIFTQLDQLCPSHAILASNTSSISITRIAAATKRPEQVIGMHFMNPVPVMKLVEVIRGYATSDAVTNTIMEVSRSLHKTPVEVNDYPGFVSNRILMPMINEAIYTLFEGVAGVEEIDTVMKLGMAHPMGPLHLADFIGLDVCKAILDVMYEGFGNPKYAPCPLLVNMVRAGHLGVKSGKGFYEYEGKDMKVAARFAK, encoded by the coding sequence ATCAAAAATGTAACCGTTATAGGTTCAGGAACGATGGGCAACGGCATTGCACACGTTTTTGCCCAATTCGGCTATGAAGTTTCATTGGTGGATTTGTCTGCCGATGCCCTCAAAAAAGCATTAGATACCATTTCTAAAAACTTTGACCGCCAAGTAGCCAAAGGCGCTGTTACCGAAGCAGATAAAACCGCTGCATTGGCACGCATCAAAACCTTCACAGCCTTAGAAGAAGCCGCCCCCTCGGCAGATTTGGTAGTGGAAGTGGCTACGGAAAATGTGGACGTAAAGCATAAAATTTTTACACAATTAGACCAACTTTGCCCCTCTCATGCCATTTTGGCAAGCAATACCTCCTCTATTTCCATTACCCGCATAGCGGCAGCCACCAAACGCCCCGAACAGGTGATTGGTATGCACTTTATGAACCCTGTTCCGGTAATGAAATTGGTAGAGGTAATCCGCGGCTATGCCACTTCTGATGCCGTTACCAATACCATCATGGAAGTTTCGCGCTCGCTGCACAAAACACCGGTTGAGGTAAACGACTACCCGGGCTTCGTTTCCAACCGCATCCTGATGCCGATGATTAACGAAGCGATTTACACGCTGTTTGAAGGCGTGGCAGGTGTAGAAGAAATTGACACCGTGATGAAGCTCGGGATGGCACATCCCATGGGGCCTCTGCATCTGGCCGATTTCATCGGGTTGGATGTTTGCAAAGCCATTCTGGATGTGATGTATGAAGGTTTTGGCAATCCCAAATACGCACCTTGTCCGCTGCTGGTCAATATGGTTCGCGCAGGGCATTTGGGTGTCAAATCAGGCAAAGGCTTCTACGAATATGAGGGTAAAGATATGAAGGTAGCAGCCCGTTTTGCAAAGTAA
- the purL gene encoding phosphoribosylformylglycinamidine synthase subunit PurL has product MEALPTVETARKLGLLPEEFEQICQILGRTPNFTELSIYSVMWSEHCSYKNSIVWLKTLPKDSPKMLAKAGEENAGIVDLGDGLACAFKIESHNHPSAVEPYQGAATGVGGINRDIFTMGARPIAQLNSLRFGNLNTDRTKWLVKGVVKGIGDYGNAFGVPTVGGEVYFDDCYEINPLVNAFSAGILKADKIARAISYGAGNPVFIVGSATGKDGIHGATFASEDISEKSTEKLPAVQVGDPFQEKLLLEATLEIIETGCVVGIQDMGAAGIICSTSEMSAKGKHGMNVWLDRVPTRQPNMKPFEILLSESQERMLVVVEKGKEDIIQRIFDKWDLHCVQIGEVIEGERLYFYMHGELVADVPADSLVLGGGAPQYHREYREPAYYQEYKKFDINSVPDITAEQIGEVGRFLIAHPNICSRRWIYQQYDSMVGTANVNSVTPSDAAVVNVKGTDKNIVITVDCNGRYVKADPEIGCAIAVSEAARNVVCSGGEPVAITNNLNFGNPYVPEVYWQFVGSIKGMKKACERFGTPVTGGNVSFYNQSTPKSGDGGVNYAVFPTPTIGMLGILEGWQNRMTLHFKQAGDLIYLIGEAKNDIASSEYLYSFRGVKASPAPAFDLETEYHLQQAVAAVIKAKLVQSAHDVSDGGLWTALTESALHGKLGYDIQVPVNSGIRLDAYLFGESQSRVVVSVSPDKAAAFEALLVQHNTPFTQLGSVRTDGKLNVNGATVLTVGEARELYEGTLPKYLN; this is encoded by the coding sequence ATGGAAGCACTCCCAACAGTAGAAACCGCCCGCAAACTGGGCTTGTTACCCGAAGAATTTGAACAGATTTGCCAAATCTTAGGCCGCACTCCCAACTTTACCGAACTGAGTATCTATTCGGTGATGTGGTCGGAACACTGTTCGTACAAAAACTCCATCGTCTGGCTCAAAACGCTGCCCAAAGATTCGCCTAAAATGCTGGCTAAGGCAGGCGAAGAAAACGCGGGCATCGTGGACTTGGGCGACGGGCTGGCGTGCGCCTTCAAAATTGAAAGCCACAACCACCCTTCGGCAGTAGAGCCCTATCAGGGTGCGGCAACGGGCGTGGGCGGCATCAACCGCGATATTTTCACCATGGGAGCGCGTCCGATTGCACAGCTCAACTCCCTGCGCTTCGGCAACCTGAACACCGACCGCACCAAGTGGTTAGTCAAAGGCGTGGTAAAAGGCATCGGCGACTACGGCAATGCCTTCGGCGTGCCTACGGTTGGCGGCGAAGTTTACTTTGACGACTGCTACGAAATCAATCCCTTAGTGAATGCCTTCTCGGCAGGTATCCTGAAAGCCGATAAAATTGCACGGGCTATCTCCTACGGTGCGGGCAACCCCGTATTTATTGTTGGCTCTGCGACGGGCAAAGACGGTATCCACGGCGCAACCTTCGCCTCGGAAGATATCAGCGAAAAATCTACCGAAAAGCTGCCTGCCGTACAGGTTGGCGACCCTTTTCAGGAAAAACTGTTGCTGGAAGCCACTTTGGAAATTATTGAAACAGGCTGCGTAGTCGGCATTCAGGACATGGGTGCGGCGGGCATCATCTGCTCCACCTCAGAAATGAGCGCCAAAGGCAAGCACGGCATGAATGTATGGTTAGACCGTGTACCGACACGTCAGCCCAACATGAAACCCTTTGAAATATTGCTCTCCGAATCGCAGGAGCGCATGCTCGTGGTTGTAGAAAAAGGCAAGGAAGACATCATCCAACGCATTTTTGACAAGTGGGATTTGCATTGCGTACAAATCGGTGAAGTGATTGAAGGAGAGCGCCTGTACTTCTACATGCACGGCGAATTGGTTGCCGATGTGCCTGCCGACAGTTTGGTACTGGGCGGGGGTGCTCCGCAATACCACCGAGAATACCGCGAACCTGCCTACTACCAAGAGTACAAAAAATTTGACATTAACAGTGTGCCCGATATTACAGCCGAACAAATCGGCGAAGTCGGCAGATTCTTGATTGCACACCCGAACATCTGCTCGCGCCGCTGGATTTATCAGCAATACGACAGCATGGTAGGCACGGCAAACGTCAATAGCGTTACACCTTCCGATGCGGCAGTCGTAAACGTAAAAGGCACGGATAAAAATATCGTCATCACGGTTGATTGCAACGGTCGCTATGTAAAGGCTGACCCCGAAATCGGCTGTGCAATTGCCGTATCGGAAGCTGCCCGCAACGTGGTTTGCAGCGGAGGCGAACCTGTAGCCATTACCAACAACCTCAACTTTGGCAATCCTTACGTGCCGGAAGTCTATTGGCAGTTTGTCGGCAGCATCAAGGGCATGAAAAAAGCCTGCGAACGCTTCGGAACCCCCGTAACAGGCGGCAACGTCAGCTTCTATAACCAAAGCACGCCCAAATCGGGCGATGGCGGCGTAAATTATGCCGTCTTCCCTACCCCAACCATTGGTATGCTGGGCATTTTGGAAGGCTGGCAAAACCGCATGACGTTGCATTTTAAGCAAGCAGGCGACCTGATTTACCTCATTGGAGAAGCTAAAAACGACATTGCAAGCTCCGAATACCTCTATTCATTCCGCGGCGTGAAAGCCTCCCCTGCCCCTGCTTTTGATTTGGAAACCGAATACCACCTGCAACAGGCTGTGGCGGCGGTTATCAAGGCCAAATTGGTGCAGTCGGCACACGACGTTTCCGACGGCGGCTTATGGACGGCACTCACCGAATCGGCGCTGCACGGCAAGTTAGGCTACGACATACAAGTGCCCGTAAACAGTGGCATTCGCTTAGATGCCTACCTGTTCGGCGAAAGTCAGAGCCGCGTAGTAGTGAGCGTCAGCCCCGACAAAGCAGCCGCATTTGAGGCCTTACTGGTACAACACAACACACCGTTTACACAATTAGGCAGCGTCCGCACTGACGGTAAACTGAACGTGAACGGCGCCACCGTACTTACCGTAGGCGAAGCCCGCGAACTGTACGAAGGCACGCTGCCAAAATATTTGAACTGA
- a CDS encoding 2OG-Fe(II) oxygenase: MELIDYQSLESRKNTLREQWMSAKPFRYIVFEDFFKPEAAEMILQHYPDVTQQGWGNTTYINQKNKFVMTEFEQGSLLQQTFDELNGKKLLQIVEYITGIEDLVADPKLFGGGLHQSTKGAFLDVHVDFNYHPDTHYHRRMNILVYMNKDWKPEYNGYLELWDMDKKEQIEYIEPKFNRCVIFETNEISFHGHPKPLNTPPHLSRKSIAAYYYTATRPEEEIAADHNTIYVNTEGTQGIVKNFLSGIKALGERIKGKIG, translated from the coding sequence ATGGAACTAATTGATTATCAATCGCTTGAAAGCAGAAAAAACACACTCAGAGAACAGTGGATGTCTGCCAAGCCTTTTCGCTATATTGTTTTTGAAGATTTTTTCAAGCCCGAAGCGGCGGAAATGATATTGCAGCATTACCCCGATGTTACGCAGCAGGGCTGGGGAAATACGACCTATATCAACCAGAAAAACAAGTTTGTGATGACGGAGTTTGAGCAGGGAAGCCTGCTGCAACAAACTTTTGACGAGTTGAACGGAAAGAAATTGCTGCAAATCGTAGAATACATCACAGGCATAGAGGATTTGGTAGCCGACCCCAAGCTATTTGGCGGCGGTTTACATCAGTCCACAAAAGGAGCGTTTTTGGATGTACACGTAGATTTCAACTATCACCCCGACACGCACTACCACCGTCGGATGAATATTTTAGTGTATATGAACAAGGACTGGAAGCCGGAGTACAACGGCTATCTGGAATTGTGGGATATGGACAAAAAAGAACAGATTGAATACATAGAACCCAAATTCAATCGCTGCGTGATTTTTGAAACCAACGAAATATCATTTCATGGGCATCCCAAGCCGCTGAATACGCCACCCCATTTGAGTCGGAAGTCAATTGCAGCTTATTACTACACAGCCACACGCCCCGAAGAAGAAATTGCAGCAGACCACAATACCATTTACGTCAATACCGAAGGTACGCAAGGCATAGTGAAGAATTTCTTGTCAGGGATAAAGGCTTTGGGCGAACGAATCAAAGGCAAAATCGGTTAA
- a CDS encoding glycosyltransferase — protein MSKPQNILVTTFWSYKDALVQNCTLPYLKIIHKNLPEGSKIFLLTIEQERFAIAPQERRHINDYLSQWNIVHCSFPYYSYGWKSYLNWMRIVGVLWWTMLRNNVRYVHTFCTTAGMSAYLLSLLTGATLVMDCYEPHAEASVENNDWERNSLRFRLLFWLEKLQSKRARYVLSNTAGMRDYAKEKYNAEFTHFCVRPNCTNLAQFSEDHVKKPDLLAQYGFTDKIVCVYAGKLGGIYLKKEVFDLFKVAYDYWGDKFRILLLTAHTREEIEQMAEESNLDSRIITSLFAPHNQVPDLMGLADFGITPVKPVPTKRYCSPVKDGEYWALGLPVIIPQNIGDDADIIARYGIGAVLPELSLQAYERAVREIDRLLQGDRVALRAKIRRIAQEYRGFHIAEKVYADIYSAVST, from the coding sequence ATGTCAAAACCCCAAAATATTCTTGTAACTACTTTTTGGTCGTACAAGGATGCGCTGGTGCAAAACTGTACGCTGCCCTATCTGAAAATTATTCATAAAAACTTGCCCGAAGGCAGCAAAATATTCCTGCTCACAATTGAGCAGGAGCGTTTTGCCATTGCACCCCAAGAGCGCCGGCATATCAATGACTACCTGAGCCAGTGGAATATTGTACATTGCAGTTTCCCGTACTATTCCTACGGTTGGAAGTCCTATTTGAACTGGATGCGCATCGTGGGTGTGCTTTGGTGGACAATGCTGCGGAACAATGTCAGATACGTGCATACGTTTTGTACAACTGCCGGCATGTCTGCCTACTTGCTGTCGCTGCTGACCGGCGCTACGCTGGTGATGGATTGCTACGAACCACATGCCGAGGCCTCCGTAGAAAACAACGATTGGGAGCGCAACAGCCTGCGTTTTCGCCTGTTGTTCTGGTTAGAAAAATTGCAATCTAAAAGGGCGCGCTATGTTTTGTCCAATACGGCGGGTATGAGAGACTACGCAAAAGAGAAATACAATGCGGAATTTACTCATTTTTGCGTTAGACCCAACTGCACCAACCTTGCGCAGTTTTCCGAAGACCATGTCAAAAAGCCCGATTTACTTGCACAATATGGCTTTACCGATAAAATTGTATGTGTTTATGCAGGTAAACTGGGCGGCATTTATCTGAAAAAAGAAGTTTTTGACCTTTTTAAGGTAGCTTATGACTATTGGGGCGATAAATTCCGCATATTGTTACTTACGGCACACACGCGGGAAGAAATTGAGCAGATGGCCGAAGAAAGCAACTTAGACAGCCGTATTATTACCTCGTTGTTTGCTCCGCACAATCAAGTGCCCGATTTGATGGGGCTTGCAGACTTCGGCATTACACCCGTTAAGCCTGTGCCAACTAAGCGGTACTGCTCGCCCGTAAAAGACGGCGAATACTGGGCATTGGGGTTGCCCGTCATCATCCCTCAAAACATTGGCGATGATGCGGATATCATTGCCCGTTACGGCATTGGTGCAGTACTCCCCGAATTGTCATTGCAGGCATATGAACGTGCGGTGCGTGAAATAGACCGATTGCTGCAAGGCGACCGAGTGGCTTTGCGAGCCAAAATTCGCCGTATTGCCCAAGAATACAGAGGTTTTCATATCGCAGAAAAAGTATATGCCGATATTTATTCCGCTGTAAGCACCTAA